AGCAGGTCGCGCAGTTGGAGGCGCGGATCGGCGCGCCGCTGTTCCGCCGCCTGCCGCGCGGCCTCGCTCTGACCGACGAGGGGCTTGCACTGCTCCCGGTCCTGGTCGATGCGTTCGACCGGGTCGGCGGCACGCTGGAACGGATCGAGGGCGGCCGGCTGCATGAAGTGCTGACGCTGGGCGTGGTCGGCACCTTCGCCGGCGGCTGGCTGCTGCCGCGCCTCGCCGATTTCGCCAGGGCCTGTCCCCATGTCGATCTGCGGCTGATGACCAACAATAACCGGGTCGACCTGGCCGGCGAGGGGCTGGACCTGGCGATCCGCTTTGGCGAGGGCGCCTGGCACGGCACCCATGCCCAGCCGATCCTGCGCGCGCCGCTCGCTCCGCTCTGTACGCCCGCTCTCGCCGCCCGCCTGGCCGATCCCGCCGCGCTCGCGCGCGAGCCGCTGCTGCGCTCCTATCGCGCCGACGAATGGCCGCGCTGGTTCGCCGCCGCCGGGGCGCCGTGCCCGCCGCTGCGCGGGCCGATGTTCGATACCTCGATGCTGATGGTGGAGGCGGCCCGGGCAGGTCTTGGCGTCGCGCTCGCCCCGGTCGCGATGTTCGCCGCCGATTTGCAGGCCGGGCGGCTGGTTCAGCCTTTTCCTGAGAGCGTCGATGTCGGCGGCTATTGGCT
The sequence above is drawn from the Sphingobium sp. AP49 genome and encodes:
- a CDS encoding LysR family transcriptional regulator, which codes for MDRAQLPLNALRAFEAAARHLSFTRAGLELCVSQGAVSQQVAQLEARIGAPLFRRLPRGLALTDEGLALLPVLVDAFDRVGGTLERIEGGRLHEVLTLGVVGTFAGGWLLPRLADFARACPHVDLRLMTNNNRVDLAGEGLDLAIRFGEGAWHGTHAQPILRAPLAPLCTPALAARLADPAALAREPLLRSYRADEWPRWFAAAGAPCPPLRGPMFDTSMLMVEAARAGLGVALAPVAMFAADLQAGRLVQPFPESVDVGGYWLTRLLSRPDSPAMAAFRAWLADAVLQG